The following proteins are co-located in the Lagenorhynchus albirostris chromosome 2, mLagAlb1.1, whole genome shotgun sequence genome:
- the ANGPTL3 gene encoding angiopoietin-related protein 3: protein MYPIKLFLFIAPLVISSRIDQDYSSFDSVSPEPKSRFAMLDDVKILANGLLQLGHGLKDFVHKTKGQINDIFQKLNIFDQSFYDLSLQTNEIKEEEKELRRTTSRLQVKNEEVKNMSLELNSKLESLLEEKILLQQKVRYLEDQLTNLIKNQPEIQEHPEITSLKTFVEQQDNSIKDLLQIVEEQYRQLNQQHSQIKEIENQLRRTGVQESTENSLSSKQRAPRTTPSLHLNETKNVEHDDIPADCTIIYNKGEHTSGIYSIRPSNSQVFNVYCDVTSGSSWTLIQHRIDGSQNFNETWENYKYGFGRLDGEFWLGLEKIYSLVKQSKYILRIELEDWKDNKHYIEYSFHLGDHETNYTLHLVEIAGNVPNALPEHKDLMFSTWDHKAKGPFNCPESNSGGWWCHDVCGENNLNGKYNKPKAKTKPERRRGICWKSQNGRLYSIKSTKMLIRPTDSEYSE, encoded by the exons ATGTACCCTATTaagctctttctttttattgctccTCTAGTTATTTCTTCCAGAATTGACCAAGATTATTCATCATTTGATTCTGTATCTCCAGAGCCAAAATCAAGATTTGCTATGTTAGATGATGTAAAAATTTTAGCCAATGGCCTACTTCAGTTAGGACATGGTCTTAAAGACTTTGTTCATAAGACTAAGGGCCAAATTAATGACATATTTCAAAAACTCAATATATTTGATCAGTCTTTTTATGACTTATCACTGCAAaccaatgaaatcaaagaagaagaaaaggaacttaGAAGAACTACATCCAGACTGCAAGtcaaaaatgaagaagtaaagaacaTGTCACTTGAACTCAACTCAAAACTTGAAAGTCTCCTTGAAGAAAAAATTCTACTTCAACAAAAAGTGAGATATCTGGAGGACCAATTAaccaatttaattaaaaatcaacCTGAAATTCAGGAACACCCGGAAATAACTTCACTCAAA ACTTTTGTAGAACAGCAAGATAATAGCATCAAAGATCTTCTTCAGATCGTGGAAGAACAATACAGACAATTAAATCAACAGCACAGtcaaataaaagaaattgaaaatcag TTAAGAAGAACTGGTGTTCAAGAATCCACAGAAAATTCTCTTTCTTCTAAACAAAGAGCACCAAGAACTACTCCCTCTCTTCActtgaatgaaacaaaaaatgtaGAACATGATG ACATTCCTGCTGATTGTACCATCATTTATAATAAAGGTGAACATACAAGTGGCATCTATTCCATTAGACCCAGCAACTCTCAAGTTTTCAACGTCTACTGTGATGTTACATCAG GTAGTTCATGGACATTAATCCAACACCGAATAGATGGATCACAAAACTTCAATGAAACTTGGGAAAACTACAAATATGGTTTTGGGAGGCTTGATG GAGAATTTTGGTTGGGTCTAGAGAAGATATACTCCCTAGTAAAGCAATCTAAATATATCTTACGAATTGAGCTAGAAGATTGGAAAGACAACAAGCATTATATTGAATATTCTTTTCACTTGGGAGATCATGAAACCAACTATACACTACATCTAGTTGAGATTGCTGGCAATGTCCCCAACGCACTCCCGGAACACAAAGATTTGATGTTTTCTACTTGGGATCACAAAGCAAAAGGACCCTTCAATTGTCCAGAAAGTAATTCAG GAGGTTGGTGGTGCCATGATGTATGTGgggaaaacaacctaaatggtaAATATAACAAGCCAAAAGCAAAGACTAAGccagagaggagaagaggaatATGCTGGAAGTCTCAAAATGGAAGGTTATACTCTATCAAATCAACCAAAATGTTGATCCGCCCAACAGATTCAGAATATTCTGAATGA